From Pseudomonadota bacterium, a single genomic window includes:
- the pgi gene encoding glucose-6-phosphate isomerase: MPESTHALCNRLRQQAATLAARDIASLFDAEPDRLVRLRKSAAGLTLDVSKQALDTAALEGLLSLAAASGLGAAIEAMFKGDIINHTERRAVLHTALRAGAEGRAEVDGQRVATEVEHVLARMERLVADVHEGRWRGYSGERITDVVNIGIGGSHLGPQLACEALRYQHSGQVRVHFLANVDGGEFDRVVAPLNPASTLFLITSKSFTTVETRLNAMSARAWLATRFTDGAAIACHFVAVSAAPAKAVEFGIAADNVYPLWDWVGGRYSLWSAVGLPIAFAVGMDAFREFLAGARALDEHFRATPFADNLAVLLALTAFWNSHCQGAESEAVVPYDDRLRYLPDYLQQLEMESNGKRVDREGQPLAGHSAPVTWGGLGTNAQHAVFQLLHQGTRRVPVDFIVCLTHPAARAAHHDMLVANCIAQAEGLMRGRIIDSADPLARHRDIPGNRASTLISMHALTAATLGALIALYEHKTYVQSVLMNINAFDQWGVELGKVLAGSILEEISQGAVSGEHDPSTRAMLEAYLAARTEN, from the coding sequence ATGCCCGAATCGACCCATGCATTGTGCAATCGCCTGCGACAGCAGGCAGCGACCCTCGCCGCGCGGGACATCGCCAGCCTGTTCGACGCCGAGCCCGACAGGCTCGTGCGCCTGCGCAAGTCGGCCGCCGGCCTGACCCTGGACGTTTCCAAGCAAGCGCTCGACACGGCGGCGCTGGAGGGCCTGCTGAGCCTCGCGGCGGCGAGTGGCCTCGGCGCCGCCATCGAAGCCATGTTCAAGGGCGATATCATCAATCACACCGAAAGGCGCGCGGTGCTGCATACCGCCCTGCGCGCCGGCGCCGAGGGTCGGGCGGAGGTCGACGGTCAGCGCGTCGCCACCGAAGTGGAACACGTGCTGGCGCGCATGGAACGGCTGGTGGCGGATGTCCACGAGGGGCGCTGGCGCGGCTACAGCGGCGAACGCATCACCGACGTCGTCAACATCGGCATCGGCGGCTCCCATCTCGGCCCGCAGCTCGCCTGCGAGGCGCTGCGCTACCAGCACAGCGGGCAGGTACGCGTGCACTTTCTCGCCAATGTCGATGGCGGGGAATTCGATCGCGTGGTGGCGCCTCTGAACCCGGCCTCCACCCTGTTCCTGATCACTTCGAAGTCGTTCACCACGGTCGAAACCCGCTTGAACGCAATGTCGGCGCGCGCGTGGCTGGCGACGCGCTTCACCGATGGCGCCGCCATTGCCTGTCATTTCGTCGCGGTCAGTGCCGCACCCGCCAAGGCGGTCGAATTCGGCATCGCGGCCGACAACGTCTATCCGCTGTGGGACTGGGTCGGCGGCCGCTATTCACTGTGGTCGGCGGTGGGCCTGCCGATCGCGTTCGCGGTCGGCATGGACGCTTTTCGCGAATTCCTGGCCGGCGCGCGCGCGCTGGACGAGCATTTCCGCGCCACGCCGTTCGCCGACAACCTGGCGGTGCTGCTGGCGCTGACGGCGTTCTGGAACAGCCACTGCCAGGGCGCCGAATCGGAAGCGGTGGTGCCCTACGACGACCGCCTGCGCTACCTGCCGGACTACCTGCAGCAGCTCGAAATGGAAAGCAATGGCAAGCGCGTGGACCGCGAAGGCCAGCCCCTCGCGGGCCACTCGGCGCCCGTCACCTGGGGCGGTCTCGGCACCAACGCGCAGCACGCCGTCTTCCAGCTCCTGCACCAGGGCACGCGTCGCGTGCCGGTCGACTTCATCGTGTGTCTCACCCATCCCGCGGCGCGCGCCGCGCATCACGACATGCTGGTCGCCAACTGCATCGCCCAGGCCGAGGGCCTCATGCGCGGCCGCATCATCGACAGCGCCGATCCGCTGGCGCGCCATCGCGACATTCCCGGCAACCGCGCCAGCACGCTCATCAGCATGCACGCGCTGACCGCGGCCACGCTGGGCGCGCTGATCGCGCTCTACGAACACAAGACCTACGTACAGAGCGTGTTGATGAACATCAACGCTTTCGATCAATGGGGCGTGGAACTCGGCAAGGTGCTGGCCGGCAGCATCCTCGAGGAGATCAGCCAGGGCGCGGTGAGCGGCGAGCATGACCCGTCGACGCGCGCGATGTTGGAGGCGTATCTCGCCGCACGCACTGAGAATTGA
- a CDS encoding protein kinase, translating into MSDAPKKLGKYDILSEIGRGSMGIVYRAFDPYINREVAVKVAMAEALKDKDTGERFRKMFFNEAHTAGMLRHPNILDIFDAGVDGDSCYIVMELVAKGGTLRPYCRAEKLLPLNQAAEIIFKCAKALDYAHRQGVIHRDIKPSNILVTDDMDVKIADFSIAHAVRQDTTQTMPLGFVGSPRYMSPEQVHEDVITNQTDLFSLGVVAYELITGHHPFGGESFSALVHKIVNEDPPPMSNYRADTPEVLERIVRRALEKNPARRYRTGLDIAADLSMVFTHLERPQEDIAITAKFDKVKRLEFFRGFPDNEIWEIIRASVWMEVDVDTAVVIEGEVDEAFFIIVSGDVSVTKFGQSLDQLHTGDCFGEMGYLNRIKRTATVKADGPLSLLKINATLIEQVSADCQLRFYKVFMKVLIDRLARTSEMAVRGPAL; encoded by the coding sequence ATGAGCGACGCGCCCAAAAAGCTCGGCAAGTACGACATCCTGTCCGAGATCGGGCGCGGCAGCATGGGCATCGTCTATCGCGCCTTCGACCCCTACATCAACCGCGAAGTGGCGGTGAAAGTGGCGATGGCCGAAGCCCTGAAGGACAAGGACACCGGCGAGCGCTTTCGCAAGATGTTCTTCAACGAAGCGCACACCGCCGGCATGCTGCGTCATCCCAATATTCTCGACATCTTCGATGCCGGCGTGGATGGCGATTCGTGTTACATCGTCATGGAGCTGGTGGCCAAGGGCGGCACCCTCAGGCCCTACTGCCGCGCCGAGAAACTGCTGCCGCTCAACCAGGCGGCGGAGATCATCTTCAAGTGCGCCAAGGCGCTCGATTACGCGCACCGGCAGGGCGTGATCCATCGTGACATCAAGCCGTCCAACATCCTCGTCACCGACGACATGGACGTCAAGATTGCCGATTTCAGCATCGCCCACGCGGTACGCCAGGACACCACCCAGACCATGCCCTTGGGCTTCGTCGGTTCGCCGCGCTACATGTCGCCCGAGCAGGTGCACGAGGACGTCATCACCAACCAGACCGATCTGTTTTCGCTGGGCGTGGTCGCCTATGAGCTCATCACCGGCCATCATCCGTTCGGCGGCGAAAGTTTTTCGGCGCTGGTGCACAAGATAGTCAACGAAGACCCGCCGCCCATGAGCAACTACCGGGCCGACACGCCCGAAGTGCTGGAACGCATCGTGCGGCGCGCGCTGGAAAAAAACCCGGCGCGTCGTTATCGCACGGGGCTCGACATCGCAGCGGACCTTTCCATGGTGTTCACCCACCTCGAACGTCCGCAGGAAGACATCGCCATCACGGCCAAGTTCGACAAGGTCAAGCGCCTGGAATTCTTTCGTGGTTTTCCCGACAACGAGATCTGGGAGATCATCCGCGCCAGCGTGTGGATGGAAGTGGATGTCGACACGGCGGTGGTGATCGAGGGCGAAGTCGACGAGGCGTTCTTCATCATCGTCAGCGGTGACGTCTCGGTCACCAAGTTCGGCCAGTCGCTGGACCAGCTGCATACCGGCGACTGCTTCGGCGAAATGGGCTATCTCAACCGCATCAAGCGCACCGCCACGGTCAAGGCCGACGGACCGTTGTCATTGCTCAAGATCAACGCGACGCTCATCGAGCAGGTCAGCGCCGATTGCCAGCTGCGTTTCTACAAGGTGTTCATGAAGGTGCTGATCGACCGCCTGGCCAGGACCTCCGAAATGGCGGTGCGGGGCCCGGCGCTGTGA
- a CDS encoding SCO family protein, giving the protein MQASTPKIPWLAMILIAGVAFTAGIGLSYWHNRDGDVPAIDGLLWPDPPVVPDIALTRDDGTPFRLADLRGKWTLMFFGFTHCPDVCPTTLDVLAQVHTVLRKAPPYGSQGQVVFVSVDPERDTPAQLAQYVHYFHKDFIGVTGAEAELKPLTQALGVLFMKVAAGGPDYSVDHSAGIFFIDPAGRLVSVLTPPHTADAVIARFKAVSAFILGRS; this is encoded by the coding sequence ATGCAAGCGAGCACCCCCAAGATTCCGTGGCTGGCGATGATCCTGATCGCCGGTGTGGCCTTCACGGCGGGCATCGGCTTGTCGTACTGGCATAACCGCGACGGCGATGTGCCCGCCATCGACGGCCTGTTGTGGCCCGACCCGCCGGTGGTGCCCGACATCGCCCTGACCCGTGACGACGGCACGCCGTTCCGGCTTGCCGATCTGCGCGGCAAATGGACCTTGATGTTCTTCGGCTTCACGCACTGCCCCGACGTGTGCCCGACCACGCTGGACGTGCTGGCGCAGGTCCACACGGTCCTGCGTAAAGCACCGCCCTACGGCAGCCAGGGCCAGGTGGTGTTCGTGTCGGTCGATCCGGAGCGCGACACGCCGGCCCAGCTCGCGCAATACGTGCATTACTTCCACAAGGACTTTATCGGCGTGACCGGCGCCGAGGCTGAACTCAAACCGCTGACCCAGGCGCTGGGCGTGCTGTTCATGAAAGTGGCCGCCGGCGGCCCCGATTACTCGGTCGATCACTCGGCCGGCATTTTCTTCATCGACCCGGCGGGCCGCCTGGTCAGCGTGCTGACGCCACCGCATACCGCCGACGCGGTGATCGCGCGCTTCAAGGCGGTCAGCGCCTTCATCCTGGGAAGATCCTGA
- a CDS encoding copper chaperone PCu(A)C, producing MRIVVTMLAVLAGSEALACDGLSVERAWLRQPPPGSDVAAAYFEARNDGASTLTIKSVASPDFKGAMLHATQVVDGRVEMRAQGDIELEPGARFVAAPGGAHVMLFEPVKALEAGMSLTLELRCAEGEALKVALPVQRNAPP from the coding sequence ATGCGCATTGTTGTGACCATGCTCGCGGTGCTGGCGGGCAGCGAAGCGCTGGCCTGCGATGGCCTCAGCGTCGAACGCGCCTGGCTGCGCCAGCCGCCGCCCGGCAGCGACGTCGCCGCCGCCTATTTCGAAGCGCGTAACGACGGCGCGTCGACGCTCACCATCAAGTCCGTCGCCAGCCCCGATTTCAAGGGCGCCATGCTGCATGCCACGCAGGTGGTGGATGGCCGCGTCGAGATGCGAGCCCAGGGCGATATCGAACTCGAGCCCGGCGCGCGCTTCGTGGCCGCCCCGGGCGGCGCCCACGTGATGCTGTTCGAACCGGTGAAGGCCCTCGAGGCCGGCATGAGCTTGACGCTGGAATTGCGCTGCGCCGAGGGCGAAGCGCTGAAAGTCGCGCTGCCCGTGCAGCGTAATGCGCCCCCCTGA
- the psd gene encoding phosphatidylserine decarboxylase (Phosphatidylserine decarboxylase is synthesized as a single chain precursor. Generation of the pyruvoyl active site from a Ser is coupled to cleavage of a Gly-Ser bond between the larger (beta) and smaller (alpha chains). It is an integral membrane protein.): MKYSARLFVALQWLLPKHLVSDLVGYLTRLEGGVLTRVAIRVFVRLFGVDMSDAREPDCNAYPSFNAFFTRALRDGARPIVDDPEAFVCPADGTLSEFGALNGDRLVQAKGIDYTLLDLFDGDAELAARFDGGHFATIYLAPYNYHRVHMPCTATAKVLRYVPGELFSVNATTARGVPGLFCRNERSIVVFEAGPHSLALIMVGALNVGSIELVLPRAQPACNRPHNNQPAHVSQALDGPTLERGAEFGRFNMGSTVVVTTSRGWLNWHEDARAGLPVRMGAWLGRTTTLDARRD; this comes from the coding sequence GTGAAGTATTCAGCGCGCCTGTTCGTGGCCCTGCAGTGGCTGCTGCCCAAGCACCTCGTGTCCGACCTGGTCGGTTACCTCACGCGCCTCGAGGGCGGTGTGCTGACGCGCGTCGCCATCCGCGTGTTCGTGCGCCTGTTCGGTGTCGACATGAGCGACGCGCGGGAGCCCGACTGCAACGCCTACCCGAGCTTCAACGCCTTCTTCACGCGCGCGCTGCGCGACGGCGCGCGTCCCATCGTCGACGACCCGGAGGCTTTCGTGTGCCCCGCCGACGGCACGCTCAGCGAATTCGGCGCGTTGAACGGCGACCGCCTGGTGCAGGCCAAGGGCATCGATTACACACTGCTCGACCTGTTCGACGGCGACGCCGAGCTCGCGGCGCGTTTCGACGGCGGCCACTTCGCCACCATCTACCTCGCGCCCTACAACTACCATCGCGTGCACATGCCGTGCACGGCCACGGCGAAAGTGTTGCGCTACGTGCCCGGCGAACTGTTCTCGGTCAACGCCACCACCGCGCGCGGCGTGCCCGGGCTGTTCTGTCGCAACGAGCGCAGCATCGTGGTCTTCGAGGCTGGTCCCCACTCCCTGGCGCTGATCATGGTCGGCGCGTTGAACGTCGGCAGCATCGAACTGGTGCTGCCGCGGGCGCAGCCGGCGTGCAATCGTCCGCACAACAACCAGCCCGCGCATGTCAGTCAAGCACTGGACGGCCCGACGCTCGAGCGCGGCGCCGAGTTCGGTCGCTTCAACATGGGCTCGACGGTGGTGGTGACGACCAGCCGCGGCTGGCTCAACTGGCACGAGGACGCGCGCGCCGGTCTCCCGGTGCGCATGGGGGCATGGCTGGGGCGGACCACAACCCTCGACGCCCGTCGAGACTAG
- a CDS encoding RNA-binding protein, with protein sequence MNIYVGNLAYAVTDDDLRELFSEFGEVRSASVISDKVTGQSKGFGFVEMQDNSAADMAIKELNGKQVKGRALKVNEAKPRADKPPQRRPRY encoded by the coding sequence GTGAATATATACGTGGGAAATCTTGCTTACGCCGTCACCGACGACGACCTTCGGGAATTGTTCTCCGAGTTCGGTGAAGTGCGTAGTGCCAGCGTGATCTCGGACAAGGTTACCGGCCAGTCCAAGGGTTTCGGCTTTGTCGAAATGCAGGACAACAGCGCGGCCGACATGGCGATCAAGGAATTGAACGGTAAGCAGGTCAAGGGCCGCGCCCTGAAGGTCAACGAAGCGAAGCCGCGCGCCGACAAGCCGCCGCAACGCCGTCCGCGTTACTGA
- the nuoN gene encoding NADH-quinone oxidoreductase subunit NuoN, with amino-acid sequence MNEIVTVLPEATMAGLACLVLLVEVFRGADNRAATFWAAAMSVMVVLAELAMWFPQSTTLAFHGTYRVDIMAAVLKAFLMVIVLLSFFYARDYFERRGREVQEFYILGLFATLGMMVLISAHNLLTVYLGLELLSLAMYAMVAMDRDSASASEAAMKYFVLGALASGMLLYGMSMIYGVSGTLDLGTLATQVAGGNSHLLYTFGLVFVLIGIAFKLGVVPFHMWVPDVYQGAPTPVTLFIGSAPKLAAFAMAVRVLTDGLGGLVGEWQTMLVLLSVASMAVGNVVAIAQTNLKRMLAYSTISHMGFLLLGLLSARTSGYAASMFYVITYAVMSMGAFGAIVLLSSANSESDRLQDFAGLAKRSPWLAFLMLIVIFSLAGVPPFAGFWAKWFVLKEVVAAGYSWLAIVAVVFSLIGAYYYLRIIKLMYFDAPDAAAEPISAGDDVRLVFSVNSLSILLLGLLPGTLMSVCLAAMLAYAS; translated from the coding sequence ATGAACGAGATCGTGACCGTATTACCCGAAGCCACCATGGCGGGCCTGGCCTGCCTGGTGCTGCTGGTCGAGGTATTCCGCGGAGCGGACAACCGCGCGGCGACGTTCTGGGCCGCCGCCATGTCGGTGATGGTGGTGCTGGCGGAACTCGCGATGTGGTTTCCGCAGTCGACCACGCTGGCCTTCCATGGCACTTACCGCGTCGACATCATGGCGGCGGTGCTTAAGGCCTTCCTGATGGTGATCGTGCTGCTGTCGTTCTTCTACGCGCGCGATTACTTCGAGCGCCGCGGGCGCGAGGTGCAGGAATTCTACATTCTCGGCCTGTTCGCGACGCTCGGCATGATGGTGCTGATCTCGGCGCACAACCTCCTGACCGTGTATCTCGGTCTCGAGCTCCTGTCGCTGGCCATGTACGCGATGGTGGCCATGGACCGCGATTCGGCCTCGGCCTCGGAAGCGGCCATGAAGTACTTCGTGCTCGGCGCGCTGGCCTCGGGCATGCTGCTCTACGGCATGTCGATGATCTACGGCGTGTCCGGCACTCTCGACCTCGGAACCCTGGCGACGCAGGTGGCGGGCGGCAATTCCCATCTGCTGTACACCTTCGGCCTGGTGTTCGTGCTGATTGGCATCGCCTTCAAGCTCGGCGTCGTGCCATTCCACATGTGGGTGCCTGACGTCTACCAGGGCGCGCCGACGCCGGTCACGCTGTTCATCGGCTCCGCGCCCAAGCTCGCCGCCTTTGCCATGGCGGTGCGCGTGCTGACCGACGGCCTGGGCGGGCTGGTCGGTGAATGGCAGACCATGCTGGTCTTGCTGTCGGTGGCGTCGATGGCCGTCGGTAACGTGGTGGCCATCGCGCAGACCAACTTGAAGCGCATGCTGGCCTATTCGACCATCTCGCACATGGGCTTCCTGCTGCTCGGCCTGCTGTCGGCGCGCACCAGCGGCTATGCCGCCTCGATGTTCTACGTCATCACCTACGCGGTGATGAGCATGGGCGCTTTCGGCGCCATCGTGTTGCTGTCCTCGGCCAACTCCGAGTCGGACCGTCTGCAGGATTTCGCCGGCCTTGCCAAGCGCAGCCCGTGGCTGGCCTTCCTCATGCTGATCGTGATCTTCTCGCTGGCCGGTGTGCCGCCGTTCGCCGGGTTCTGGGCCAAGTGGTTCGTGCTCAAGGAAGTGGTGGCGGCCGGTTATTCGTGGCTCGCCATCGTCGCCGTGGTGTTCTCCCTGATCGGCGCCTACTACTACCTGCGTATCATCAAGCTCATGTATTTCGATGCGCCTGACGCCGCCGCGGAGCCTATTTCAGCCGGTGACGACGTACGCCTGGTGTTCAGCGTCAACAGCCTGTCCATCCTGCTGTTGGGCCTCTTGCCGGGCACCCTGATGTCGGTCTGCCTGGCCGCCATGCTGGCCTACGCCTCCTGA
- a CDS encoding NADH-quinone oxidoreductase subunit M: protein MSADLPLLSIAIWLPIIGGLWVIFAGRRVPDGPVRTDSLVVALATFVVSLLLWQRFDNANGGMQFVERLPWIKPFDIEYALGIDGLALPLILLTTFTTVLVVLAGWVVIKDRLSLYMGNFLILEGLMNGVFAAQDAILFYIFWEAMLIPMFLIIGIWGGPRRVYATIKFFLYTFMGSVFMLVALLYLYGKAGSFALPAMHQVPLTLAEQQWIFIAFLLAFAVKIPMWPVHTWLPDAHVEAPTGGSVVLAAIMLKMGGYGFLRFSMPIAPDASASLDWLMIGLSLIAIVYIGFVALVQQDMKKLVAYSSISHMGFVTLGFFIVFQVAAATGDWHRSAAGISGAMVQMISHGFISGAMFLCIGVLYDRVHSRQIGDYGGVVNKMPVFAAFMMLFSMANAGLPGTSGFVGEFLVILTAFKANFWYAFLASVTLILGAAYTLWMYKRVMFGEVANDHVAELEDIDGRERLILLTLAVAVLVFGLWPAPMFDMMNASVDQLITQISHSKLP from the coding sequence ATGAGCGCTGATCTGCCCCTGCTGAGTATTGCCATCTGGCTGCCGATCATCGGCGGGCTGTGGGTCATTTTTGCCGGTCGCCGCGTGCCCGATGGCCCGGTGCGCACGGATTCGCTGGTGGTGGCGCTTGCGACGTTCGTGGTCTCGCTGCTGCTGTGGCAGCGTTTCGACAATGCCAATGGCGGCATGCAGTTCGTCGAGAGGCTGCCGTGGATCAAGCCCTTCGACATCGAGTACGCGCTCGGCATCGACGGCCTCGCGCTGCCCCTGATCCTCCTGACCACCTTCACCACCGTGCTGGTGGTGCTGGCGGGCTGGGTGGTGATCAAGGACCGCTTGAGCCTCTACATGGGTAATTTCCTGATCCTCGAAGGCCTCATGAACGGCGTGTTCGCCGCCCAGGACGCCATCCTGTTCTACATCTTCTGGGAAGCGATGCTGATCCCGATGTTCCTCATCATCGGTATCTGGGGCGGGCCGCGGCGCGTGTACGCCACCATCAAGTTCTTCCTCTACACCTTCATGGGCTCGGTGTTCATGCTGGTCGCATTGCTGTACCTGTACGGCAAGGCGGGCAGTTTCGCGCTGCCGGCCATGCACCAGGTGCCGCTGACCCTGGCCGAGCAGCAATGGATCTTCATCGCCTTCCTGCTGGCCTTCGCGGTCAAGATCCCGATGTGGCCGGTGCACACATGGTTGCCCGACGCCCACGTCGAGGCGCCGACCGGCGGTTCGGTGGTGCTGGCCGCCATCATGTTGAAGATGGGCGGCTACGGCTTCCTGCGTTTCAGCATGCCTATCGCGCCCGACGCCTCGGCATCACTGGATTGGCTGATGATCGGCCTGTCGCTGATTGCGATCGTCTACATCGGTTTCGTCGCCCTCGTGCAGCAGGACATGAAGAAGCTGGTGGCCTATTCATCCATCTCGCACATGGGCTTCGTCACGCTCGGTTTCTTCATCGTGTTCCAGGTGGCGGCGGCGACCGGCGACTGGCATCGTTCGGCGGCCGGCATCTCCGGCGCGATGGTGCAGATGATCTCCCACGGTTTCATTTCGGGCGCGATGTTCCTGTGCATAGGCGTGCTCTACGACCGCGTGCACAGCCGCCAGATCGGCGACTACGGCGGCGTGGTCAACAAGATGCCGGTGTTCGCCGCGTTCATGATGCTGTTCTCGATGGCCAATGCCGGTCTGCCGGGCACCTCGGGCTTCGTCGGCGAGTTCCTGGTCATCCTCACCGCCTTCAAGGCCAACTTCTGGTATGCCTTCCTGGCCTCGGTGACCCTGATCCTGGGCGCGGCCTACACGCTGTGGATGTACAAGCGCGTGATGTTCGGCGAAGTCGCCAACGATCACGTGGCCGAACTCGAGGACATCGATGGTCGTGAGCGCCTGATCCTTTTGACCCTGGCGGTGGCGGTGCTGGTGTTCGGCCTGTGGCCGGCGCCGATGTTCGACATGATGAATGCCAGTGTGGATCAGCTGATCACGCAGATCTCGCACTCGAAATTACCCTGA
- the nuoL gene encoding NADH-quinone oxidoreductase subunit L has translation MGNLLLAIVLLPLGGAIAAGLFGRQIGRSGAHWVTSGSVALSFALSVLVFKDIVLGGEPTYNANVYTWMSNAGVDFHIGFLVDQLTATMMVTVTFVSWMVHIYTIGYMHDDPGYQRFFSYISLFTFSMLMLVMSNNFLQLFFGWEAVGLVSYLLIGFWYTRPTAIYANLKAFLVNRVGDFGFLLGIAAVLMYTGTLDYAEVFKAAPGLADTTITVFPGHEWSLMTVTCLLLFVGAMGKSAQWPLHVWLPDSMEGPTPISALIHAATMVTAGIFMVSRMSPLFEMSTTALSVVMAIGAITAFFMGLLGLVQNDIKRVVAYSTLSQLGYMTVALGASAYSAAIFHLFTHAFFKALLFLAAGSVIIGMHHEQDMRHMGGLKKYMPITYWTSLIGTLALIGFPGFAGFFSKDAIIEAVALSHNPVAEYAYWAVLLGVYITALYSFRLVFLVFHGKERMDHHTQEHLHESPAVVTVPLMALAVPSVIIGALGIGSMVFGNYFGNSIVVAHEHDVLGHMAEEFHGVVPFITHGVTQLPFMLAMAGAVTAWFLYLQSPGVPAKIASSLSLVHRILLDKYGFDRFNEWFFAGGSRGIGRLLWKVGDEGLIDGLLVNGSARAVGWWASVVRNVQSGFLYHYAFAMIIGLLVLLGVFVHGVLS, from the coding sequence ATGGGTAATCTGCTTCTCGCCATCGTTCTCCTGCCGCTGGGCGGCGCCATCGCGGCCGGCCTGTTCGGCCGCCAGATCGGCCGCAGCGGCGCGCACTGGGTCACCAGCGGCTCGGTCGCGCTGTCCTTCGCGCTGTCGGTGCTGGTATTCAAGGACATCGTGCTGGGCGGCGAGCCGACCTACAACGCCAACGTCTACACCTGGATGTCGAACGCCGGCGTCGATTTCCACATCGGGTTCCTGGTCGACCAGTTGACCGCGACCATGATGGTGACCGTGACCTTCGTGTCGTGGATGGTGCATATCTACACCATCGGCTACATGCACGACGACCCGGGTTACCAGCGCTTCTTCTCCTATATCTCGCTGTTCACCTTCAGCATGCTGATGCTGGTGATGAGCAACAACTTCCTGCAGCTGTTCTTCGGCTGGGAAGCGGTCGGCCTGGTGTCCTATCTCCTGATCGGTTTCTGGTACACGCGCCCAACGGCCATCTACGCCAACCTGAAGGCCTTCCTGGTCAACCGCGTCGGTGACTTCGGCTTCCTGCTCGGCATCGCCGCGGTGCTGATGTACACCGGCACGCTCGACTATGCCGAGGTGTTCAAGGCCGCACCGGGTCTCGCCGACACCACCATCACGGTGTTCCCGGGCCATGAATGGTCCTTGATGACGGTCACCTGCCTGCTGCTGTTCGTCGGCGCGATGGGCAAGTCCGCGCAGTGGCCGCTGCACGTGTGGCTGCCTGATTCGATGGAAGGCCCGACCCCGATCTCGGCGCTCATCCATGCCGCGACCATGGTCACGGCCGGCATCTTCATGGTGTCGCGCATGTCGCCGCTGTTCGAGATGTCGACCACGGCCTTGTCGGTGGTGATGGCCATCGGCGCCATCACGGCGTTCTTCATGGGCCTGCTCGGCCTGGTGCAAAACGACATCAAGCGCGTGGTTGCCTATTCGACCTTGTCGCAGCTCGGCTACATGACCGTCGCGCTCGGCGCGTCGGCCTACAGCGCCGCCATCTTCCATCTTTTCACCCACGCCTTCTTCAAGGCGCTGCTGTTCCTCGCCGCCGGCTCGGTGATCATCGGCATGCACCACGAGCAGGACATGCGCCACATGGGCGGCTTGAAGAAGTACATGCCCATCACCTACTGGACCAGCCTCATCGGCACGCTGGCCTTGATCGGCTTCCCGGGCTTCGCCGGCTTCTTTTCCAAGGACGCCATCATCGAAGCGGTCGCGCTGTCGCATAACCCGGTCGCCGAATACGCCTATTGGGCGGTGCTGCTCGGTGTCTACATCACCGCGCTCTATTCGTTCCGCCTGGTGTTCCTGGTCTTTCATGGCAAGGAGCGCATGGATCACCACACCCAGGAACACTTGCACGAGTCACCGGCGGTGGTCACCGTGCCCTTGATGGCGCTGGCGGTGCCGTCGGTCATCATCGGCGCGCTCGGCATCGGTTCGATGGTGTTCGGCAACTATTTCGGCAACAGCATCGTGGTCGCCCACGAGCACGACGTGCTCGGCCACATGGCCGAGGAATTCCATGGCGTGGTGCCTTTCATCACGCACGGCGTGACCCAGCTACCCTTCATGCTGGCAATGGCCGGCGCGGTGACGGCGTGGTTCCTGTATCTCCAGAGTCCCGGGGTTCCCGCCAAGATAGCCTCAAGCCTGTCGCTGGTGCACAGGATCCTGCTCGACAAGTACGGCTTCGACCGCTTCAACGAATGGTTCTTCGCCGGGGGCTCGCGCGGCATTGGCCGCCTGCTGTGGAAGGTCGGTGACGAAGGCCTGATCGACGGCCTCTTGGTCAATGGCTCGGCGCGCGCGGTCGGCTGGTGGGCAAGCGTGGTGCGTAACGTGCAGTCCGGTTTCCTCTATCACTATGCCTTCGCCATGATCATCGGCCTGCTCGTGCTGCTGGGTGTGTTCGTCCACGGAGTCCTGTCGTGA
- the nuoK gene encoding NADH-quinone oxidoreductase subunit NuoK, whose protein sequence is MLTLTHFLTIGAILFCLSVAGIFINRKNVIVLLMCIELMLLAVNMNFIAFSHFNGDVAGQVFVFFILTVAAAEAAIGLAILVVLFRNRSSINVEDLGTMKG, encoded by the coding sequence GTGCTGACACTCACCCATTTCCTGACCATCGGCGCCATCCTGTTCTGCCTGTCGGTGGCCGGCATCTTCATCAACCGCAAGAACGTCATCGTGCTGTTGATGTGCATCGAGCTCATGCTGCTGGCGGTGAACATGAACTTCATCGCCTTCTCCCATTTCAACGGCGACGTGGCCGGCCAGGTGTTCGTGTTCTTCATCCTGACGGTGGCCGCCGCGGAAGCCGCCATCGGTCTCGCCATCCTGGTGGTGCTGTTCCGTAACCGTAGTTCCATCAACGTCGAAGACCTCGGCACCATGAAGGGTTGA